A DNA window from Tachysurus vachellii isolate PV-2020 chromosome 20, HZAU_Pvac_v1, whole genome shotgun sequence contains the following coding sequences:
- the stoml2 gene encoding stomatin-like protein 2, mitochondrial isoform X1 — MLRTVVCRAGSGLLKHTCRSRPVFWGTSAQQRWASSLPMNTVILFVPQQEAWVVERMGRFHRILDPGLNVLIPILDKIRYVQSLKEIVIDVPEQSAVSLDNVTLQIDGVLYLRILDPFKASYGVEDPEYAVTQLAQTTMRSELGKLTLDKVFRERESLNSNIVHSINQAADDWGIRCLRYEIKDIHVPPRVKESMQMQVEAERKKRATVLESEGTREAAINVAEGRKQAQILASEGEKAEQINKAAGEANGLLAKAEAKAKAIRLLSDALTQQNGNSAASLSVAEQYVSAFSNLAKHSNTVILPSNTGDISSMVTQAMSIYGSLIKTQTPSSLDVTPVLADDEFKLKAVPEATTPESTSS, encoded by the exons ATGCTGAGGACAGTGGTGTGTCGGGCCGGAAGTGGGCTTTTAAAG CACACATGTCGGAGCAGACCGGTGTTTTGGGGGACTTCAGCTCAGCAGCGATGGGCTTCCAGTCTCCCAATGAACACCGTGATTCTGTTTGTACCGCAGCAGGAAGCCTGGGTGGTGGAGAGGATGGGCCGCTTCCACAGGATCCTGGatcca GGACTGAACGTATTAATCCCGATCCTGGACAAAATCCGCTATGTGCAGAGCCTTAAAGAGATCGTGATCGATGTGCCGGAGCAGTCTGCCGTATCTCTTG ACAATGTGACATTACAGATTGATGGAGTTCTGTACCTGAGGATACTCGACCCCTTTAAA GCCAGTTATGGAGTCGAGGACCCGGAGTATGCAGTGACTCAGCTGGCACAGACCACAATGAGATCAGAGTTAGGGAaactcactctggataaagtGTTCAGG GAGAGAGAGTCACTGAACTCCAACATCGTTCATTCCATCAACCAGGCGGCTGATGACTGGGGGATTCGCTGCCTGCGCTACGAGATCAAGGACATTCACGTCCCGCCTCGTGTCAAAGAGTCCATGCAGATGCAG GTGGAAGCGGAGCGGAAGAAAAGAGCGACGGTTCTGGAATCGGAGGGAACGAGGGAGGCGGCGATCAACGTGGCAGAAGGACGCAAACAAGCGCAGATTCTGGCTTCTGAGGGAGAGAAAGCAGAGCAGATCAACAAAGCTGCAG GAGAGGCGAATGGTTTGTTGGCTAAAGCAGAGGCCAAAGCCAAGGCAATTAGACTTCTCTCTGATGCACTGACTCAGcag AACGGTAACTCAGCGGCGTCCCTCAGCGTAGCCGAGCAGTACGTCTCTGCTTTCTCCAACTTGGCCAAACATTCGAACACCGTCATCCTGCCGTCCAACACTGGCGACATCTCCAGCATGGTCACACAG GCCATGTCTATTTATGGGTCTTTAATCAAGACACAAACCCCGAGCTCGTTGGATGTGACCCCGGTGCTTGCAGACGATGAATTCAAGCTCAAAGCTGTTCCTGAAGCCACGACACCCGAGTCAACGTCCAGTTAA
- the stoml2 gene encoding stomatin-like protein 2, mitochondrial isoform X2: MGRFHRILDPGLNVLIPILDKIRYVQSLKEIVIDVPEQSAVSLDNVTLQIDGVLYLRILDPFKASYGVEDPEYAVTQLAQTTMRSELGKLTLDKVFRERESLNSNIVHSINQAADDWGIRCLRYEIKDIHVPPRVKESMQMQVEAERKKRATVLESEGTREAAINVAEGRKQAQILASEGEKAEQINKAAGEANGLLAKAEAKAKAIRLLSDALTQQNGNSAASLSVAEQYVSAFSNLAKHSNTVILPSNTGDISSMVTQAMSIYGSLIKTQTPSSLDVTPVLADDEFKLKAVPEATTPESTSS, encoded by the exons ATGGGCCGCTTCCACAGGATCCTGGATCCa GGACTGAACGTATTAATCCCGATCCTGGACAAAATCCGCTATGTGCAGAGCCTTAAAGAGATCGTGATCGATGTGCCGGAGCAGTCTGCCGTATCTCTTG ACAATGTGACATTACAGATTGATGGAGTTCTGTACCTGAGGATACTCGACCCCTTTAAA GCCAGTTATGGAGTCGAGGACCCGGAGTATGCAGTGACTCAGCTGGCACAGACCACAATGAGATCAGAGTTAGGGAaactcactctggataaagtGTTCAGG GAGAGAGAGTCACTGAACTCCAACATCGTTCATTCCATCAACCAGGCGGCTGATGACTGGGGGATTCGCTGCCTGCGCTACGAGATCAAGGACATTCACGTCCCGCCTCGTGTCAAAGAGTCCATGCAGATGCAG GTGGAAGCGGAGCGGAAGAAAAGAGCGACGGTTCTGGAATCGGAGGGAACGAGGGAGGCGGCGATCAACGTGGCAGAAGGACGCAAACAAGCGCAGATTCTGGCTTCTGAGGGAGAGAAAGCAGAGCAGATCAACAAAGCTGCAG GAGAGGCGAATGGTTTGTTGGCTAAAGCAGAGGCCAAAGCCAAGGCAATTAGACTTCTCTCTGATGCACTGACTCAGcag AACGGTAACTCAGCGGCGTCCCTCAGCGTAGCCGAGCAGTACGTCTCTGCTTTCTCCAACTTGGCCAAACATTCGAACACCGTCATCCTGCCGTCCAACACTGGCGACATCTCCAGCATGGTCACACAG GCCATGTCTATTTATGGGTCTTTAATCAAGACACAAACCCCGAGCTCGTTGGATGTGACCCCGGTGCTTGCAGACGATGAATTCAAGCTCAAAGCTGTTCCTGAAGCCACGACACCCGAGTCAACGTCCAGTTAA